In the Actinomycetota bacterium genome, one interval contains:
- a CDS encoding helix-turn-helix domain-containing protein — translation MNDELDDVLSVEEAAAFLKVPPATVRREARAGRLPGRHVGKEWRFARSALIDWLRGELEGSGEPPERYGRPSRRRSVDEERDSA, via the coding sequence ATCAACGACGAACTCGATGACGTGCTGTCGGTCGAGGAAGCAGCGGCCTTCCTAAAGGTCCCGCCGGCGACGGTTCGCCGGGAGGCGCGGGCAGGACGCCTGCCGGGCCGCCACGTCGGCAAGGAGTGGCGGTTCGCGCGCAGCGCCCTGATCGACTGGCTTAGGGGCGAGCTCGAAGGCAGCGGGGAGCCGCCGGAGCGCTACGGCCGGCCGAGCCGCCGCCGCTCCGTGGACGAGGAACGGGACAGCGCGTGA